A region of the Ktedonobacteraceae bacterium genome:
CAAGCATCTTCGACAGCATTCGTTCACGATGTTACAGGAAGTTCGAGAAGCACTGCTTGGCTGTTTTCAGAGTGCCGATATTGCTATTCGGCCACCGGCTGTGCGGGTGCGTTTTGCCACCGGTGCACCTGAGTCGATAGAGGTTGTCCCGGCGGATTTCATTCACAGAGATCAAGGCGGCAACTTCATCTATGAGATTGCCGATGGTGCCGGTGGCTGGTTGCGATCCAGCCCAGATGCTCACAAGAACTATGTTGATGAAGTTGACCGGAAATTGGACGGTAAGGTCAAGCCGCTGGTGAGACTGTTGAAAGCATGGAAGTATTACCACGGCGCGCCTATTCGTTCATTCTACTTAGAACTTCATGTGACACGCTATGCTTCGCAAAAAAAGTCTATTGCCTATTCAAGTGATGTGAGAAATATCCTCAAGCTCCTTCTGGAGAACCGGCTTGCTACTCTACAAGACCCGAAAGGTATTTCTCGGCACATCTTGCCGTGCGCATCCGAGGCCCAGAGAACCGATGTGCTCTCAAAGCTAGCCATCGCCTTCACGCGAGCGGAAAAGGCACGAGAAGCGGAAAAAGCCGGAAACATTCGCGGGGCATACGAGTGGTGGAATTTGGTGTTTGCCAGAAAGTTCCCAGGATACGATGCGCTCCCTTTGAGGTGTAGCGACCTGCTAGAGGTAGCATCAAAGCGGGTCCATGAGCAGGGCACTGGAACAGTCTTTGCCCCGAATGCAGCTTGGTCAAGGCAAAATTGGCGCCGGATACCTATAGGCGTTTCGCTCGTCCTCCGATCGTGGCTGATCCATCTAGCGGAGATTCAGCGCTTGTTCTCCTTACATATCTATGGTACAGTTGTCCGAGCATCACCTTTGGAGGGAGCAACACAGCATGGCGTATACCGTATGGGGTGCGTTCGATAAGTTTCGCACCGAGACCGTCGATCTCGATCCTGAAGTGACCAGGGCGGGGCGGTCGAGCCGGGACTATCTTGTTGAGCAGATCAAGAAAGTCGCCCAGGACAACGTAGCCTTTCCGCGGCTAGGCGGCGAGTACCGCCCCTATGGCTCATTTGCCCGTCGAACGAAAATCCAGCCGTTGAACGATATCGACCTGCTCCTGGTTCTGAATAGCCGTGGCACGATGGAGGAGCGAACAGGAGAGCTGAACACCTCTCGGCTGAAAATCACTGATGCGACGTCCCCTCTGGCCTCTTTTTCGGAAATAATCACCTCTTACTTTGACAACCCCTGGTACGTGAATTCGACCAAGGTGCTGAATGCTATCAAAGTGGGTCTCGCCGCGATTCCCAACTACAGCAAGGCCGATATTAAGCGGACAGGCGTGGCTGTCACCCTCAACCTCACGAGTCGCCCCTGGGTCTTCGATATTGTGCCAGCTCTGGCGGTTGGAGACTCGGTGAACTACTATCTCATCCCCAACGGCAAAGGACAGTGGATGCGGACAGACCCCCGCATTGATAGCACTAACGTAACGACCGCATCCACTAGGCACGCTGGAAAGTTCTTGCCCACCCTTCGGTTGCTCAAGTATTGGAACGGGCGACCGACCAAGCCGCGGCTGGGATCCTATTACTTCGAGACGCTGGCGCTCAAGGCCTTCGCCTCGGGGCCCGCGATCGCTAGCGATCCCACGGCGGTCAAGCACTTCTTTGATCAAGGGTCAACATACTTGTGGCTGCCGTGTCCAGACCCAAAGGGACTTGGCGCAGCGTTGGACGTATCAGTCGACTCCACGACGAAGGCCAAAGTCGCGGAAGCGATGAAAGAGGCGGCAACGTGGGCCGGATACGCACTCATGTACGAAGGCCAGTCGGACATGAAGAGCGCGATCTACTGGTGGGGGCGAGTGTTTGGAAACGCATTCCCGGCGTACGGGGGTTGACGATCAAGGGATCGACTGCCATCAGAGGCGCTTTTTTAATGCCTGCACACCCTCACGCGCATCCAGGTCAAACTTGCTGCGCCATAACTCGTACCACCAGTCGGGAATGAGTGGCCTCGTGCTTCGCATCAGGTAAATCGAGTCCTGGATGCGGCGACACTCCTCGATTAAGCGTTGTGGGCGCTTCTTGTCTTTGAGGAGGGCCTCTACGTGCGCTAAGAGCTCTGCTTTCTCTCTCGCAGATTCGGTATGGCGTCTAAAGGTGTCGATCGCCTCCAGCAGTGCAGGCAGGGCGGGAACAAGGAGTGCGACGAGGTACGCCATCAGGCTTTCTTGCTTGAGGATGCCGATCAAGACCCCAACGAGAAGGTAGCCTACGGTGATGCCGAGGAGGGTGTACGCGTAAGTGCTCTGCAAGCGTACTCCCCACATCAGGTTCGTCCGTTGGCAGAGCAGCGCATCCTTTGGATAGAGTACCCCACCTGGGTCGGGGTACCAATCTCGAATCCTATCGCTCCCGCCTTTGTACTCGTTCGCGGCGCTATTAATAAGCTCGGGGGCCACTTCCTGACCAACCAGGGTCTCGTTCCACGGAAGCTGGAAGAGATGGACGTCCAACTGCTCTTGAACGGTAGCTGCCTGTTTCACTCTGCCCGCCTCTATGCCAATGAGCAGAAGAGCAGAGACAAGTGTGAGCACCGCCCCGACCAGTTCGAGCCCGTCCCTCCAGGCTGGCATGGCTAAGACAACAAACGGCGCAGCCAACTCCAGCAGCAGGACGGCCGCGATGCGCACAAAGTGTAACCGCTTTGCCAGGCTGTATAGACGCTTTTGAGCTGCGAGTAGTCGCAAGCTCTCAGGTGTGTTTTGTTCCTGTGCGATATCCATGTATGCCCACTTCTTTATAGAGAAAGTAATGCCCTCGTTGATGGTGGTATCTCTATAACTTCGGTCTGACGCACTCACGGGAATACAGTTAGGACAAAAACGAAGAGCATATTCTGCTGATTCTCTCTGCCCTTATGCCTCCTATCCTCATTAGCTATTGGAACTCTCTTCAAGATGGGCAGCACAAGTCTAGGAGTACCTAAGATCTGCAAGTCGCTGCTCTGCCGCGTTCAGTGTGTCAACACCGACCCCCTCTTTATCAGCGCTTTTGACAACCCCCGTTGCTCCGGAGATAGAAGTAGTCAGATCCAACGTTCAGAGATGGAAATACCTGTGCATCACATTGTCCGCTCGGTGACCCAATTGCCGTCTTAAAGCCCAGAATGGAACATCATCTTTGATCATTTGTGCAGCAAGTGTATAGGGAAATTGGTGCGATTGAAATCGCCATACTTTGCCTGAAGCATCACAAATATTCTTATCGACCGCAAGTCGATTGAGCTGAGTCATGAAGGTTTTCGGTGAGATCCCCTGCCCCTTAGCGTTGAGAAAAAGCAAGTTCGTTTCTCCATGATGGTCCTGCTCCAATGCTAGTTGTTGATCCAGAATCGTGGCCAGTGCAATTGGTGAAAGAGGGATGGTATATTCTATCGGCGTCTTCGACTTGTCGAAACCGAGGAACCAAACTTCTTGGGGATGTCGAACAAGGCAGTCAAATGGCAGAGAGCATAACTTGCTCAGGCTTATCCCACTCGTTAGAAGCAGGATGACCATCCTTCTGATATGAACCGGGAGCGAATCTAGATGTGTTATCAATTGCATTAAAACCTCTGGAGGCATAAATTGAGGCAATTCTCTCCGAGAGATTTCCCAATGGATTTTCATAGTACTTCTCCCTTCCGAAATGACTTATGATCCAGGTTTCCTTCAGTATACAGTTTACGAAGAGAATTAAGCATAATAATAGCCATATTTCTCTAAGGCATGGTTCATTTTAAGCGTAACACAATGTGACAATTGAACGATTTAACAGCCTCGAAAAAAATGCTTCAAGCCTTGTTAGAGGCCATTTCACGATTATTTCGTCAAATGAATAATTGTCACGTTCGTTTGAACCATGCCTAATGAAAACTAGCACCTTCCATTATGCCTGCTTCATGAGGCAGCAGATGCCTAGAGACTTTTCAGGTGATCGGACAAGGCGGTGTACCGCTGACGATGAGTCACTCTCTTGAGGGCCAGCCCGATAGCCCTCGTTGGCCCCACGATGACCGCCAGTTGTTTAGCGCGCGTTAGACCGGTGTAGAGCAGATTTCGGCTCAGCAGCAGATAGTGCTGCATGAAGATCGGAAAAATCACCACTGGGTACTCGCTGCCCTGCGATTTATGCACCGTCACAGCCCATGCCAGGGCAAGCTCGGAGAGGTCTGCGTAATCGTAGGTCACCGCCCGCTCTGTAAACTGAACTACGATTTCCTGTTCCTCCAGGTCAATCGAGGTAATCGTGCCGATATCCCCATTGAAGACCTCCCGCTGATAGTCGTTGACCTGCTGAATCACTCGGTCACCAACCCGCAAGGCGCTGCCTCCGCGTGCTAGTTCCACTTTTCCTGGCTTCGACGGATTAAGAATCTGCTGGAGCATCGCATTCATCTGTCTCGTTCCCACCTCTCCACGTGTTGCTGGACAGAGCACCTGCACCTGTCGCACGGGATCGATGCCATGCTGAGGAAAGAAATCGCTTATGAGATGACGAACGCCCTCCGCTCCCAGGACCGGCTCGGCTGCCTCCAGCCACAGGCAGTCCGACTCAGCGAACTTTGTGGTCGGTGTCAAGCGGGGGAACTGGCCAGCATTGATGCGGTGAGCGTTGGTCACGATGTGGCTGGATGCTGCTTGGCGAAACACCTCGGTCAGCCGCACGACAGGAACCTGCTGTGCGTCGATCAGATCACGCAAGACCATGCCAGGCCCCACGCTGGGAAGCTGATCAACATCCCCAACCAGGAGGACCTGCGCATCGGGAGGAATCGCCTTCAAGAGCGAATGAGCCAGGAACAGGTCTAGCATCGAGGTTTCATCCACGACGATGGCCTGCGCTTCAAGTGGTTGCTCCTCGTTGTAGCGGAAGCCCATCGTCTTAGGGTCAAAGGCAAGGAGGCGATGGATGGTCTTCGCTTCCTGTTTGGTCACCTCCGCTAGCCGTTGCGCGGCGCGTCCAGTCGGCGCGGCCAACAGAATCGATTTGCCCATCGCTCTCCACAGATCCACGATGGTTCTGGTCGTAAACGTCTTGCCACATCCAGGCCCTCCGGTGAGCACTAGCAGGCGTGAGGTCGCCGCCAGTTCCACCGCGTGGCGCTGTTCTTGCGACAACGTAATAGCTCGTTTCTCGGTATACATCTCGATCCAGCGCTGCACGCGTGGGAGGAGATTGACTCCGACTGGCGCTCTGGCAAAGATGGAGAGCCGCGCGGCAAGGGCCTGTTCGGTGTAGTAAAACGCCGGCGTATAACAAATGCGCTGGTCCGCGAGGTCGGCATAGCCTGGCTGCGTAATGAGTTGCTTCTCCCCGGCCATCTGGACAATTAACTCACTGATGCGCGCCGGGTCCACCTGGGAATCCGGCAGCACCAGCTGCTTGACCACCCGCTCCACCAGTTCGCGCTCCGGCAGAAAACAGTGCCCATCTTCGGCAGCCTGCTGAAGTACGTACAGAATACCTGCCTGGTAGCGAAAGGCAGAATCAGGCGCAATCCCGACATTGCGTGCAATGGTGTCAGCCGTCACAAAGCCGATGCCGAAGATGTCGGCGGCCAGCTGATAGGGGTTGTGTATGACGACATCAACCGCCTGGTCGCCATACTGCTTGTAGATCTTCACGGCGTAGGTGGTCGAGACGCCGTGCCCACGCAGAAAGATCATGACCTCCTTGATCGCCTTCTGCGCTGCCCAGGCACGCTCAATCATGGCCACGCGCTTCCGGGCAATGCCCGGCACCTCGCTAAGACGGAAGCACGACTGCTCAATGATGTCGAGCGTTTCCAGGCCGAAGTGTTCCACGATACGCTTGGCCGTTACGGGCCCGATGCCTTTGATGAGGCCGCTGCCCAGGTATTTCTCCAAGCCGGTGAGCGTGGCGGACTGCATCTCCTGTGCATGCACCACCTGAAATTGTCGCCCGTATTTTGGATGATCTCGCCAAAAACCGGTGAGACGGAGCGTCTGGCCCGCGTGAATATCCGGAAAGCGCCCCAGGATGGTGATGAGGTCACGTTCCCCTGATGCCTTGAGCCGAGCCACGGTATAGCCGGTGTCCTCAGCGTGATAGGTTACCCGCTCTACGATGCCTTGTAGCTGCTCCGTTAGATGCTGTGGCCTTGACAGCTCAATTGGTTCATCTGGTGACGTCGACATCGTTGCGTTAGTCCTCTCACTGCTGTTAAAGATAGTATATCAAGAGCGATACGTGCTGCCAAGATCGACGCAACGACTCTCTTCAGAGGCACAGCGAACATGAAACGAATTTGCAAAAAGCTCTCTTGAGTCCCTTTCACAAGATCAGTCTCTAATGCGGAGAAGGTATAAAACTCATCCTGCTTGCTTCATTTACTTGCTGCTCTGCTTAAAGTCTTCATAGGCCTGCACAAGAAAAACAATGTTTGCTGCGGCCACGTGCAGAGCATACTCAGCAATATATTTCGGAAGAGCCACAGGTTCTGCTCCTTGACCATGACCGCTCGTCCTATTTCTGACTGGGAGGAGACCGCTTTCGAGCAAACCGCGAAGTTGGGTAAACTGGCTTTGTAACATGGCAGGAATTAGCTGGTGGTCAAACAGAATCTGGAGAAGATTTCTCGCCGTGTCCCTCTCTCTTTCATAGTGCCACCCTCGATCATCGAGAATACTTTTCATCGTACTCTCGAACGCCTTCAGTGCATCAGCCACCGCCTCCTTATACCGCTGTTCCCGATAATGCCGATGAGCACTTAGAAACTCATCTTGAGCCCCTCGAAACTGCGGACCTGTGAGCAACGTCAGAGCCGGTAGCACAACTTCCTCGTGAAGATACTGATCCGTCTGCTTGATAAGTTCCCCGTTTTGAAACTGATAGCCGATGTGATGCTCTTGAAATCGCTGATTCAGCTCTACAATCGCTTCATCAACCAGACGAACTTGATAGCCTCTACCAGGCACGTGTACGATATACTCTGAATCTTGGCGCAGGTCCCGATCGATGAACTGGAAAGCGCAATCAATAAAATCGAGGGTCTGCTCAGTAGGTGCAGCTTGTATATACCGGAGACACTGTTCATAAGGATTTGCATCGGGGTCATTCTCAAGATGAAAAATGCCCATCTCGCGTGTGTAGCGCGAGAAGAGTGTTTCCCATCGTCCATTGGCAGAAGGCAATGAAAGAGAAGAGTAACGACCATCCCGGTATACTCCAAGCGTATCAACGAGGATATGAATAACCTGCCTGCGAAATGTGTCAGGTAAGACATCATACTGATAGACATCTAGATTCTCTTCTGGTCGCCGCCGTCGCATAGACCACAACCTGAATCTGGGCAATCGCTTTCTCCGATCACATATTGTTCATTCGACTAAGCGCTGATAATGTGAATGAACCATCATATTACGTCTGAGATTTTAATTGTGCAGTGCTTGCCTCTAGCGCCTGAGACAGCTCAGGACGGTGTGCCAAAAACGCCTCCACCTCTGGCGCATACTGCTGGGCCAGATGACGCGCCAGATCGAGCGCGTACTCCATCGCCGCAGGTCGATGAAGGGCATCACCTAGTTGCTCAGACCCAAGCACTTCCGCAGTAGCGGGGACCTCCTCGCGTAAGTGCTTCAGACCCCGGAATATGGGTAACCATACCTGCTGCCACTGACGTGCGAGTACAAGGAGTGCGTCCATCCCATCACCCAGCCCCCACATACGGAACATCCTCCAGAATAGAAGCATCATGGCCTGATCCGGTGGTCTCATTTCCCGAATCAGATTTGCGAACACGGAAAGTCCAAGCGCTCCCCGCCCAAGCAGCTCATCCAGACTAGCGCTGCAGCTTTCCAGGAAAGCAAGAAAACTGCGGACTTCATCGCGTGCGCCCATCAGATCAGTATCTTGCGCCATCGCGAGATGTTCTCCAGGAGGGTGTTCGCCGAGGAGAACGCTACACATTTTGAAGGCTTCACTGATATCCTCGCCGGCCAGCCAGGGTTTTGCGCCCCCGACCCGCTCGGTACGAGCGCGCCGAAGGCCGAAGCCGTTCTCTACAATAGTCCGCTCGCGACTGTCCGTCCCGGTCTCAGGGTCGATCGCGTACCCCTCGAATGTGCCCGTCGCTATGCGGAACAGAACGCCGATGAACGTGGGGAAATTCCTTCTTCCCACCCGTTTTCGCGCCCGGGCCAGCGTCTTCGTGAGTTTACGATCAAAGAGAGCAGTCAGCAGTTCAGGATGCTCTTGCAGCTCCTGGAGGTGTTCGATCCCTTGTCGCCACGAGGCTGTGGCCTCTTCCAGAAATTGCCAGGCATAGCGCATGGGTACATCATAGCCGACCCACCACAAGCGCCAGGCGACAAAGGGAAGTCGCTTTTCCGAATGGTGAATCTCACACAACGCGAGGAGTTGGTCCGCCGTTCCATGAGGATAAATTGATACCATTCCTCGTCCACGCCCGCGCGAGTGCCGCTCGGGACGCGGAAGGAGGCCCGCTCGATGCCAGCGGGCCAGTTCTGGCCTTGTGACTGTGAAGCCATGCGCCTGCATGCTCGTCATTAAGGCCTCGGCAGTCTCACCATGGATCGTCAGTTCACTCATGCTCTCTATAATACATCCTATCGCGAACATATGCAAGAAGTGCCAATATTGACTCTTCTGGAGGAGTATATTATGCTTGAAGAGGCATGAGCAAGGAGCTATGTCCATTTACATCCTTATATATAAGAAAGGGAAAAAGAGCTATGAGTAAGAAAGATCTTGCCACCTTGGCCTCATTTATCGGCCTAGTCCTCCTCATCATGCACGCATTAACCATTGCGGAGGATGTTCAGGCGATCATCGATGATCCGAACAAGGTCAATAAACCGGGTGAAATCCTCAAGCTGGCTGTTGATTTCACCCGCTACTTTGGCTAGGAAGCCACAAAGTCTTCCAGGCTTGTTCTGGTCAGCAGCATTGCTGACCATCATAGAGTGTGAGGCCTCATGTTCGCTATTCGAGGCCTCTCCTCCGCTACTCTTCCGACTTCGCGGCTTCTTGAACCGTTTTCAGGATGGGGAAATGCCGACCCCTAAACTCCGCCCTTGTTAGGCCAGGTAACGGCAAGAGTACCACCTCTTCTCTTCTAGGAAGCAGGAAGTTCATCTAAATCACGCGTTCGGGATCATCGACAAAGTTGATCATGCTCTTGAGAATGTCTCGTAAGCGATTGACTGCGATATCAAACAGTCCCAGCACATGCATGTTCGGCTGCTCCTCCAAATTCTTCCAGCGGAGCAAGTAATCCTTCATACTCATCGTGGCAGTTTCATCGTGCTCCATCTTTTGAGCAAGCAAAGCAGGT
Encoded here:
- a CDS encoding nucleotidyltransferase; translated protein: MGKTVDEGFREFHGTLTPTRGESQAAKSQRIAVEACLRKSFEITRFFHTGSFGNGTSIQGYSDVDYFACIPAKHLRQHSFTMLQEVREALLGCFQSADIAIRPPAVRVRFATGAPESIEVVPADFIHRDQGGNFIYEIADGAGGWLRSSPDAHKNYVDEVDRKLDGKVKPLVRLLKAWKYYHGAPIRSFYLELHVTRYASQKKSIAYSSDVRNILKLLLENRLATLQDPKGISRHILPCASEAQRTDVLSKLAIAFTRAEKAREAEKAGNIRGAYEWWNLVFARKFPGYDALPLRCSDLLEVASKRVHEQGTGTVFAPNAAWSRQNWRRIPIGVSLVLRSWLIHLAEIQRLFSLHIYGTVVRASPLEGATQHGVYRMGCVR
- a CDS encoding S-4TM family putative pore-forming effector; its protein translation is MDIAQEQNTPESLRLLAAQKRLYSLAKRLHFVRIAAVLLLELAAPFVVLAMPAWRDGLELVGAVLTLVSALLLIGIEAGRVKQAATVQEQLDVHLFQLPWNETLVGQEVAPELINSAANEYKGGSDRIRDWYPDPGGVLYPKDALLCQRTNLMWGVRLQSTYAYTLLGITVGYLLVGVLIGILKQESLMAYLVALLVPALPALLEAIDTFRRHTESAREKAELLAHVEALLKDKKRPQRLIEECRRIQDSIYLMRSTRPLIPDWWYELWRSKFDLDAREGVQALKKRL
- a CDS encoding tyrosine-type recombinase/integrase gives rise to the protein MKIHWEISRRELPQFMPPEVLMQLITHLDSLPVHIRRMVILLLTSGISLSKLCSLPFDCLVRHPQEVWFLGFDKSKTPIEYTIPLSPIALATILDQQLALEQDHHGETNLLFLNAKGQGISPKTFMTQLNRLAVDKNICDASGKVWRFQSHQFPYTLAAQMIKDDVPFWALRRQLGHRADNVMHRYFHL
- a CDS encoding ATP-dependent RecD-like DNA helicase — its product is MSTSPDEPIELSRPQHLTEQLQGIVERVTYHAEDTGYTVARLKASGERDLITILGRFPDIHAGQTLRLTGFWRDHPKYGRQFQVVHAQEMQSATLTGLEKYLGSGLIKGIGPVTAKRIVEHFGLETLDIIEQSCFRLSEVPGIARKRVAMIERAWAAQKAIKEVMIFLRGHGVSTTYAVKIYKQYGDQAVDVVIHNPYQLAADIFGIGFVTADTIARNVGIAPDSAFRYQAGILYVLQQAAEDGHCFLPERELVERVVKQLVLPDSQVDPARISELIVQMAGEKQLITQPGYADLADQRICYTPAFYYTEQALAARLSIFARAPVGVNLLPRVQRWIEMYTEKRAITLSQEQRHAVELAATSRLLVLTGGPGCGKTFTTRTIVDLWRAMGKSILLAAPTGRAAQRLAEVTKQEAKTIHRLLAFDPKTMGFRYNEEQPLEAQAIVVDETSMLDLFLAHSLLKAIPPDAQVLLVGDVDQLPSVGPGMVLRDLIDAQQVPVVRLTEVFRQAASSHIVTNAHRINAGQFPRLTPTTKFAESDCLWLEAAEPVLGAEGVRHLISDFFPQHGIDPVRQVQVLCPATRGEVGTRQMNAMLQQILNPSKPGKVELARGGSALRVGDRVIQQVNDYQREVFNGDIGTITSIDLEEQEIVVQFTERAVTYDYADLSELALAWAVTVHKSQGSEYPVVIFPIFMQHYLLLSRNLLYTGLTRAKQLAVIVGPTRAIGLALKRVTHRQRYTALSDHLKSL